One Litoribacterium kuwaitense DNA segment encodes these proteins:
- a CDS encoding CidA/LrgA family holin-like protein — MHFITLIGQLAIIAGFYVVGEWLSNQYQLLLPGSIIGLLLLLCCLQLGWIKLQWVERGAAVLLAELLLFFVPSTVGVVDYPELFGWVGVKTELVVLVSTVFVMVITGMLADYLYVRKKRSYERGL, encoded by the coding sequence GTGCACTTCATCACCCTTATTGGGCAATTGGCGATCATCGCCGGTTTTTATGTCGTTGGTGAGTGGCTGTCGAATCAGTATCAGTTGCTCCTGCCCGGAAGTATTATCGGTCTTTTATTGTTACTTTGTTGTTTGCAGTTAGGCTGGATCAAGCTGCAGTGGGTTGAGCGGGGGGCGGCAGTATTATTGGCTGAACTCTTACTATTTTTTGTCCCTTCAACAGTTGGCGTTGTCGATTATCCTGAGCTGTTTGGCTGGGTGGGAGTAAAAACCGAACTCGTTGTCCTCGTCAGCACGGTCTTTGTCATGGTCATTACAGGCATGCTGGCAGATTATTTGTATGTTAGAAAGAAGCGATCTTATGAGCGTGGTTTATAG
- a CDS encoding LrgB family protein — MSVVYSVFGFAGTLLIYACSKRLYVRRPSILLNPLIVTPAVLICLILFFQVPYSEFMVGGQWLSAMLGPATVAFAIPMYKSLSLLKAYAVEISVALFAGSVTAIITSFLFAVLASLGEPFVESMIPRSITTPIAMGVSEDIGGIPTMTAVYVTMTGLTGIVIGPWLLKKLRLRSDLATGLMFGMGAHGSGTARAFEESELAGAFSSLTVVVASVLTVLLTKGLYAWF, encoded by the coding sequence ATGAGCGTGGTTTATAGTGTGTTTGGTTTTGCGGGAACGCTATTAATCTATGCATGTTCTAAAAGGCTCTATGTGCGGAGACCTTCTATATTATTAAACCCTCTAATCGTTACCCCAGCGGTGTTGATATGCTTGATTCTTTTTTTTCAAGTGCCTTACAGTGAGTTTATGGTGGGGGGACAATGGCTGTCAGCGATGCTTGGTCCTGCCACAGTCGCATTTGCCATTCCGATGTATAAATCATTGTCTCTATTAAAAGCGTATGCTGTTGAAATTAGTGTTGCGCTTTTTGCAGGTAGTGTCACAGCGATCATTACGTCTTTTTTGTTTGCTGTCTTGGCCAGTTTAGGTGAGCCTTTTGTCGAGTCGATGATTCCGCGCTCAATCACGACGCCGATCGCGATGGGAGTGTCTGAGGATATCGGCGGCATCCCGACGATGACAGCGGTCTATGTGACGATGACAGGTTTAACAGGTATTGTGATCGGTCCATGGCTGTTGAAAAAGCTTCGTTTGCGATCAGATTTGGCCACTGGTCTCATGTTTGGCATGGGAGCGCATGGGAGCGGGACAGCGCGGGCTTTCGAAGAGAGTGAGCTTGCCGGCGCTTTTTCTTCTTTGACGGTCGTTGTTGCTTCGGTGCTGACGGTTTTATTGACCAAAGGCTTGTACGCTTGGTTTTAA
- a CDS encoding class I SAM-dependent methyltransferase, which produces MTHTDQKWNASLYDTKHAFVSQYGSSLIEWLQPKAGEHILDVGCGTGDLSHSIAATGAQVTGIDASREMIEEAKEKYPKLAFFVVDAHELPFSEQFDAVFSNAALHWMLRPSAVLTHIAKSLKPQGRFVAEFGGQGNVETIRTVLLKQCHAHGLTNAEAPWYFPSIGEYTSRMESAGFVVTQAVLYDRPTPLKGEDGLQSWIHMFADGILSHTDTQTTIQIIKATEQELKPLLYENNTWTADYRRLRVTAYKA; this is translated from the coding sequence ATGACCCACACGGATCAAAAATGGAACGCTTCACTTTACGATACGAAACATGCCTTTGTCTCACAATATGGAAGCTCGCTCATTGAATGGCTCCAGCCGAAAGCAGGAGAACACATCCTTGATGTTGGCTGTGGCACAGGCGACCTCTCGCACTCGATCGCTGCGACCGGGGCTCAAGTGACTGGAATAGACGCGTCTCGTGAGATGATTGAAGAAGCCAAAGAAAAATATCCAAAGCTTGCATTTTTCGTCGTCGATGCGCATGAGCTTCCATTTTCAGAACAGTTCGACGCTGTTTTTTCCAATGCTGCCTTGCACTGGATGCTACGCCCCTCTGCCGTTCTTACACACATCGCGAAAAGCTTAAAGCCTCAAGGGCGATTCGTCGCGGAATTCGGCGGGCAAGGAAACGTGGAAACCATCCGCACCGTCTTATTGAAACAATGTCATGCCCACGGCCTCACAAATGCCGAAGCCCCTTGGTACTTTCCGAGCATCGGTGAATATACGAGCCGCATGGAAAGCGCTGGCTTCGTCGTTACGCAAGCCGTTCTTTACGATCGCCCAACACCACTAAAAGGAGAGGACGGGCTCCAATCATGGATTCATATGTTCGCAGACGGCATTCTCTCACACACCGATACACAAACGACGATACAAATTATTAAGGCGACGGAACAGGAGTTAAAACCGCTCCTCTATGAAAATAACACTTGGACCGCCGACTATCGGAGGTTGAGGGTTACGGCTTATAAAGCGTAA
- a CDS encoding glycoside hydrolase family 125 protein, with protein sequence MANIPASMEALIKEVKDHFSDQPKLGNMFENCFVNTYETTLKPHDDGKTFVITGDIPAMWLRDSAAQVRPYLILAEKDEHFARLVEGVVRKQFEYINHDPYANAFNEEGNGKGHQADETDMTDWIWERKYEIDSLCFPVQLAYLLWKATDSTAHFDEDFKNGVRKIIDVFRVEQYHESKSPYRFVRHEDRHNDTLSRDGKGALVKEGIGMTWSGFRPSDDACTYGYLVPSNMFAVVILRYIKEIAETVLNDEQLATEASALANEIDGSIQQHAVIPHEGYKSVYAYEVDGFGQFNFMDDANVPSLLAAPYLGYCSADDETYANTRQFLLSHGNPTYYEGDVARGIGSPHTPPQYIWHIALAIQGLTATSDEEKKEILEMFKRTDADTNLMHEGFHVDDPAKFTRPWFSWANSMFSEFLLSCMGKTVKK encoded by the coding sequence ATGGCGAACATTCCTGCATCGATGGAAGCGTTAATTAAGGAAGTTAAGGACCACTTTTCTGACCAGCCAAAACTCGGCAACATGTTTGAAAATTGCTTTGTAAACACGTACGAAACGACTCTAAAGCCACACGACGACGGTAAAACATTTGTCATCACTGGCGATATCCCGGCCATGTGGCTACGCGATTCAGCAGCTCAAGTACGTCCATACTTGATTCTTGCAGAAAAAGACGAGCATTTCGCTCGTCTCGTTGAAGGTGTCGTTCGCAAACAGTTTGAGTACATTAACCACGACCCATATGCAAATGCGTTCAACGAAGAAGGAAACGGAAAAGGTCATCAGGCGGACGAAACAGACATGACCGATTGGATTTGGGAGCGAAAGTACGAAATTGACTCCCTCTGTTTCCCTGTTCAGCTAGCGTACCTGCTTTGGAAGGCAACGGACTCGACAGCTCACTTCGATGAAGACTTCAAAAACGGTGTCAGAAAAATTATTGACGTGTTCCGGGTCGAGCAATATCACGAGTCAAAATCGCCGTACCGCTTCGTCCGTCATGAGGATCGCCACAACGATACGTTAAGCCGTGACGGTAAAGGCGCGCTCGTCAAAGAAGGCATCGGCATGACATGGTCAGGCTTCCGTCCGAGTGACGACGCTTGTACGTACGGATACCTCGTCCCATCAAATATGTTTGCCGTTGTCATCTTACGCTACATTAAAGAAATTGCTGAAACTGTGCTAAACGACGAGCAACTTGCGACTGAAGCTTCTGCTTTAGCTAACGAAATTGACGGCAGCATTCAACAGCACGCGGTTATCCCACACGAAGGCTACAAGAGCGTCTATGCGTATGAAGTCGATGGCTTCGGTCAATTCAACTTCATGGATGACGCAAACGTCCCAAGTCTTTTAGCAGCACCATACCTTGGTTACTGCAGCGCAGATGACGAAACGTATGCGAATACACGTCAATTCCTGCTTAGCCACGGCAACCCAACATACTATGAAGGTGACGTCGCACGCGGCATCGGCAGCCCACACACGCCTCCACAATACATTTGGCACATTGCGCTCGCGATTCAAGGCTTAACCGCGACAAGTGATGAAGAGAAAAAAGAGATTTTAGAAATGTTCAAGCGTACCGACGCCGACACAAACCTCATGCACGAAGGCTTTCATGTCGACGATCCAGCGAAATTTACACGCCCTTGGTTCTCCTGGGCAAACTCCATGTTCAGCGAGTTTTTGCTCAGCTGCATGGGAAAAACCGTTAAAAAGTAA
- a CDS encoding alpha-mannosidase, with product MKKTAHIISHTHWDREWYMPYEYHHMRLIDVMDTLLATLDQGNGYESFHLDGQTLMLEDYFQVRPENRERVARYIREGRIHIGPWYILQDEFLTSSEANIRNLQIGHQDAEAYGRISKLGYFPDSFGNMGQAPQILKQAGIDTAAFGRGVKPTGFNNMVSDGDFESPYSEMLWQSPDGSQVLGILFANWYSNGNEIPTNREEAKAFWEEKLQSAERYASTPHLLYMNGCDHQPIQTDLPEAIETAKLLYPDIDFVHSDFDAYMEAVKSTVPDDLTVIEGELRSQQTDGWYTLVNTASARVYLKQMNQEVQTLLEKGAEPLAVMANATGMTYPDHKLQYAWKTLMQNHPHDSICGCSVDEVHRGMVTRFENAKHVAETVVQESLTAIAGHVDVSAFSDDTHALPFTVVNGTGHTAHGPVTIDIEAASWPFSNGGPAKSVQEMKNYDLPTFRLVDDAGNEVPATITDVGAHFNYDLPDDRFRQPYVARYVSVTFEASNVPAFGTKAYALVAGASEKPAHTSLLSGTNTLENDYVRAEVQTDGSLTITNLETGKIVEGAGVYENSGDIGNEYIFKKPEGETPLTTKGLKAQVAIVEDTPYQATIEVNHAFEVPATADDTLAQEIQEIVEFRQRKAQRAKETVVLHITTRYTLNRNDKGVRIHSSFNNTAKDHRLRMLFPTDTDTDVHYADSIFEVAKRNTNPEPEWENPSNCQHQHAFASVHDEKDGITVANKGLNEYEVLRDGRNTIAVTLIRSVQELGDWGVFPTPEAQCQGEHSAELMVIPHAADESVAAYVEAYQFQAPLFAVQNKETKAAALPAVHQFVTWDGNGLVHSSLKQATNGDWMIRWFNPTAQPVQFEVTASEGNKLYKSNVLEEKCSEATNQVFTATVGPYEIFTVGIQTTS from the coding sequence ATGAAGAAAACCGCCCACATTATTTCACATACACATTGGGATCGTGAGTGGTACATGCCGTACGAATATCACCACATGCGTTTAATCGACGTCATGGATACCTTGCTTGCCACATTAGATCAAGGAAATGGCTATGAAAGCTTTCATTTAGACGGGCAAACGTTAATGCTTGAAGACTATTTCCAAGTGCGTCCCGAAAATCGCGAACGCGTCGCCCGTTATATTCGCGAAGGTCGTATTCATATCGGACCGTGGTACATTTTACAGGATGAATTTTTAACGAGCAGTGAAGCGAATATCCGTAACTTACAAATTGGCCATCAAGATGCCGAAGCGTATGGTCGTATTTCCAAGCTCGGCTACTTCCCAGATTCATTTGGCAACATGGGACAAGCACCACAAATTTTAAAACAGGCTGGGATTGATACGGCTGCCTTTGGCCGTGGCGTTAAACCTACAGGCTTTAACAATATGGTCAGTGACGGCGATTTTGAATCCCCTTATTCGGAAATGCTTTGGCAATCTCCAGACGGTTCCCAAGTGCTCGGCATTTTATTTGCCAACTGGTATTCAAACGGAAACGAGATTCCGACCAACCGTGAGGAAGCGAAGGCCTTTTGGGAAGAAAAGCTACAAAGTGCTGAACGCTATGCTTCAACACCACACTTGTTGTATATGAACGGCTGCGACCACCAGCCCATTCAAACCGATTTGCCGGAAGCGATCGAAACAGCGAAGCTCCTCTACCCTGACATCGATTTTGTGCATAGTGATTTCGATGCGTACATGGAAGCAGTCAAGTCGACGGTTCCCGATGACTTGACGGTAATCGAAGGCGAATTACGCAGCCAACAGACCGACGGCTGGTATACGCTCGTGAACACAGCTTCCGCTCGTGTCTATTTGAAGCAAATGAACCAAGAAGTCCAAACGTTGCTCGAAAAAGGTGCCGAACCGCTTGCGGTCATGGCAAATGCGACTGGTATGACTTATCCGGATCACAAACTGCAATATGCATGGAAAACCTTGATGCAAAATCATCCGCATGACAGCATTTGCGGCTGTAGTGTAGATGAAGTTCACCGTGGCATGGTGACGCGCTTTGAAAACGCAAAGCATGTAGCGGAAACAGTTGTGCAAGAAAGCTTAACGGCGATTGCTGGGCACGTAGACGTCAGTGCCTTTTCCGACGACACGCACGCATTGCCATTCACTGTCGTCAACGGGACTGGGCATACAGCGCATGGTCCCGTCACCATTGACATAGAGGCAGCCAGCTGGCCGTTCTCCAATGGCGGTCCCGCTAAATCCGTGCAAGAGATGAAAAACTACGACCTGCCAACATTTCGTCTCGTCGATGATGCAGGTAACGAAGTACCTGCAACGATCACTGATGTAGGCGCACATTTTAATTACGACCTGCCAGACGATCGCTTCCGCCAGCCTTACGTCGCCCGCTACGTCTCTGTTACATTTGAAGCGAGCAACGTACCTGCCTTTGGTACTAAAGCGTACGCACTCGTTGCAGGAGCAAGTGAAAAACCTGCTCATACATCGTTGCTTTCTGGCACGAACACACTAGAAAACGACTACGTTCGTGCTGAAGTACAAACGGACGGATCACTGACAATCACCAACCTTGAGACAGGCAAAATCGTTGAAGGTGCCGGGGTGTACGAAAACTCTGGTGACATCGGCAATGAATACATTTTCAAAAAGCCAGAAGGAGAAACCCCGCTCACGACGAAAGGTCTAAAGGCTCAGGTGGCGATCGTTGAAGATACGCCGTACCAAGCGACGATTGAAGTCAACCACGCCTTTGAAGTGCCTGCGACAGCGGACGATACACTTGCTCAAGAAATCCAAGAGATCGTCGAATTCCGTCAGCGTAAAGCCCAGCGTGCCAAAGAAACGGTTGTCCTGCACATTACGACGCGCTACACGCTTAACCGTAATGACAAAGGCGTCCGCATTCATTCATCGTTTAATAATACAGCGAAGGATCATCGTTTGCGCATGCTCTTCCCGACAGACACGGATACCGATGTGCATTACGCCGACTCCATTTTTGAAGTCGCCAAACGAAATACGAATCCTGAGCCCGAGTGGGAGAATCCAAGCAATTGTCAGCATCAGCATGCCTTTGCGTCCGTTCATGACGAAAAAGACGGCATCACTGTCGCCAATAAAGGCTTAAATGAATACGAAGTGTTGCGCGATGGTCGGAATACGATTGCCGTCACACTCATTCGCAGCGTGCAAGAGCTTGGAGACTGGGGCGTCTTCCCGACACCGGAAGCGCAATGCCAAGGCGAACATTCTGCAGAGCTGATGGTCATTCCACATGCAGCCGATGAGTCTGTTGCTGCATACGTTGAAGCGTATCAGTTCCAAGCACCATTATTTGCAGTCCAGAATAAAGAAACGAAAGCAGCTGCATTGCCAGCAGTTCATCAATTCGTGACGTGGGATGGCAACGGGCTTGTCCACTCATCCTTAAAACAGGCGACGAACGGAGACTGGATGATTCGCTGGTTTAATCCAACAGCACAGCCAGTTCAGTTTGAAGTGACGGCTTCTGAGGGTAATAAGCTCTACAAGTCTAATGTCTTGGAAGAAAAATGTAGTGAAGCGACAAACCAAGTGTTCACAGCAACCGTTGGCCCATACGAAATTTTCACCGTCGGCATTCAAACAACATCATAA
- a CDS encoding DUF3502 domain-containing protein: MEFLNLVNTDKYLRNLIDSGIEGTHYEKIDENTIKDLPRQTDSYDMATFSLGNTFLTYLKENEPADKWEQFEKFNAEATNAPLLGFHFDDSNVKTELAAVKNVKEEFMSALYTGSVDPEEFVPEAVEKMNKAGLDVVIEEAQKQLDEWLANQE, translated from the coding sequence ATGGAATTCTTAAACCTTGTCAACACAGACAAGTATTTGCGTAACTTAATTGACAGCGGTATTGAAGGTACGCACTACGAAAAAATCGATGAAAACACGATTAAAGACTTGCCAAGACAAACAGATTCGTATGACATGGCAACATTCTCTCTCGGAAATACGTTCTTAACGTATTTGAAGGAAAATGAACCGGCAGATAAGTGGGAGCAGTTCGAGAAGTTTAATGCCGAAGCAACAAACGCACCACTTTTAGGTTTCCATTTCGACGATTCTAACGTAAAAACGGAGCTTGCCGCAGTGAAGAACGTGAAAGAGGAATTCATGTCAGCTCTTTACACAGGTTCTGTAGACCCTGAGGAATTCGTTCCTGAAGCTGTTGAAAAAATGAACAAGGCTGGTTTAGATGTTGTCATTGAAGAAGCACAAAAGCAGCTTGATGAGTGGCTTGCAAACCAAGAATAA
- a CDS encoding carbohydrate ABC transporter permease, translating into MAKKNKRDVNAFSRFWEFIFNFIVGIFAFMCVFPFAFVIIISFTDEQTLAQNGYSIFPEKWSLAAYEYIIQSGDQLVQSYGVTILVTVVGTLISLFLISTFSYAISRRDFKYRNFFSFLAFFTMLFNGGLVPTYIVISQFLGLKNSIWALIFPLAINAFYVLVMRTFYRTTVPEEMIESGKIDGAGEFRIFFQLVLPISLPGLATVGLFSTLAYWNDWFNALLYIDDPSLVPLQSMLMRIETSMQFIASNSQLSSSVGLLSSLPQDTARMAMVVLATGPIVLAYPFFQRYFVQGLTVGSVKE; encoded by the coding sequence GTGGCTAAAAAAAATAAGCGAGACGTTAACGCTTTTTCACGCTTCTGGGAATTCATCTTTAACTTTATCGTCGGTATATTTGCGTTCATGTGTGTCTTTCCATTTGCCTTCGTCATTATCATCTCTTTTACGGATGAACAAACATTGGCACAAAATGGTTACAGTATTTTCCCAGAAAAATGGAGCCTGGCTGCTTATGAATACATTATTCAGTCCGGCGATCAGCTCGTTCAGTCTTACGGAGTAACGATCTTAGTTACTGTCGTTGGTACACTCATTAGTTTATTTTTAATATCAACTTTTTCTTATGCCATTTCACGAAGAGATTTTAAATATCGTAACTTCTTTTCTTTTCTAGCCTTTTTCACGATGCTATTTAACGGTGGCTTAGTGCCGACCTACATCGTCATCTCGCAGTTTCTTGGCTTAAAAAACAGTATTTGGGCGTTGATTTTCCCACTTGCCATTAATGCCTTTTATGTACTCGTCATGAGGACATTTTATCGGACAACCGTTCCTGAAGAGATGATCGAATCAGGAAAAATTGATGGCGCAGGAGAATTCCGGATCTTTTTCCAGCTCGTGCTACCGATTTCGCTGCCAGGTTTAGCGACAGTCGGACTGTTCAGTACACTCGCCTATTGGAATGACTGGTTTAATGCACTGCTTTATATTGACGACCCGTCACTCGTTCCACTCCAATCGATGCTCATGCGTATTGAAACGAGCATGCAGTTTATCGCGAGTAACTCCCAGCTTTCATCAAGTGTCGGCTTGCTGAGTTCTTTACCACAGGATACGGCACGTATGGCGATGGTTGTACTGGCTACAGGGCCAATTGTACTTGCCTACCCATTCTTCCAGCGTTATTTTGTTCAAGGGTTAACTGTCGGGTCTGTGAAGGAATAA
- a CDS encoding spore coat associated protein CotJA, with product MSHSQVKWYEVYASPFSPCPPIRYKWYSTPPNLYLGFQPPGLPQFSPREALAHGTLWPALYSPYPPKKGMFREGEEA from the coding sequence GTGAGCCATTCTCAAGTCAAATGGTATGAAGTCTATGCCAGTCCGTTTTCCCCTTGCCCCCCGATTCGGTACAAATGGTACTCGACGCCACCGAATTTGTACTTAGGGTTCCAGCCGCCGGGGCTTCCACAGTTTTCGCCGAGGGAAGCTTTAGCACATGGAACGCTATGGCCGGCGTTGTATTCACCATATCCTCCGAAAAAAGGGATGTTCAGAGAGGGTGAGGAAGCATGA
- a CDS encoding spore coat protein CotJB — translation MSHGQQRELPPAFYKAMEKLQATDFVLVELTLYLDTHPWDAQAWEQFQAFSAHRQKVKADVEKYYGPLLQFGATPSAEPWKWSSSPWPWEI, via the coding sequence ATGAGCCATGGACAACAGAGGGAGCTTCCGCCAGCCTTTTATAAGGCAATGGAGAAGCTGCAGGCGACCGATTTTGTTCTTGTTGAACTGACACTTTATTTAGATACGCATCCGTGGGACGCTCAAGCGTGGGAGCAATTTCAGGCTTTTTCGGCGCATCGGCAAAAGGTCAAAGCCGACGTGGAGAAATATTACGGTCCGTTGCTTCAATTCGGGGCGACTCCTTCAGCAGAGCCGTGGAAGTGGTCATCGTCACCATGGCCTTGGGAAATTTAA
- a CDS encoding manganese catalase family protein: MWLYEKKLQYPVKVSTCNPTLAKYLIEQYGGADGELSAALRYLNQRYTIPEQVIGLLTDIGTEEFAHLEMIATMVYKLTKDATPEQMKAAGLGEHYANHDGALFYTNASGVPWTASYVAAKGDPIADLYEDIAAEEKARATYQWIIDMSDDTDLNDSLAFLREREVIHSQRFREAVEILKEERDRKKIF, translated from the coding sequence ATGTGGCTCTATGAAAAAAAGCTCCAATACCCAGTCAAAGTAAGCACTTGTAATCCTACGCTCGCAAAGTATTTGATCGAACAATACGGAGGCGCAGACGGGGAGCTTTCTGCGGCGTTGCGTTATTTAAATCAACGATACACAATTCCCGAACAGGTTATAGGCTTGTTGACGGATATTGGGACCGAAGAATTTGCTCATTTGGAAATGATCGCGACAATGGTGTATAAGCTGACAAAGGATGCCACACCTGAGCAGATGAAAGCCGCTGGATTGGGAGAACACTACGCGAATCATGATGGCGCCTTATTTTACACGAATGCATCAGGCGTACCGTGGACGGCTTCTTATGTCGCCGCCAAGGGTGACCCAATTGCTGATCTGTATGAGGATATTGCTGCTGAGGAAAAAGCAAGAGCCACATATCAATGGATTATCGATATGTCCGATGACACGGATTTAAACGACAGCCTCGCTTTTCTGCGTGAAAGGGAAGTCATTCATTCCCAACGCTTCCGTGAAGCAGTGGAAATTTTAAAAGAAGAACGCGATCGGAAAAAAATATTTTAA
- a CDS encoding response regulator transcription factor produces the protein MYRVFFVDDEPLILEGLSHIIEWEALDFEIIGQAENGAEAWHTLQEMSEPPHVLITDIMMPKMNGLELLRLVKQKWPETKCIILSGYEEFAYIKEGMTLGIENYLLKPIHREELLSTIEHCALQLDLNTPEVTSDTGEEQMLLDAVLHRWVTRQIDAHALKERLALTQPSVNQDGVFTITVARAQSTVNDITWGDIQPHNAFIFQDFEGDWILLFHWTSSSHAKAYRASIEQFYHVLRQRTNADWFLTTGSIVSLENVPDSYEQAKKMQDYYLVFEDARLLFEEDIAADNRSFQEIHVDFHAFSKHLLDRQPEEAICLMHDSFQKVHDSGNATPLHIRNLAVEFLFQTSMALNDASLDVRSQIDYPSTLSSLMRLQTTREIISFLEDKIREQNKQFYNMPDGISPVVYETVRTVRGHYHEDLSLQMLGQKQNINATYLGQLFHKEMGQTFSAYLNEQRINRARELLLTTNLSAADIGCQVGYRDKAHFYRQFKKGFGVSPAKFRTKFRSAE, from the coding sequence ATGTACCGAGTCTTTTTTGTCGATGATGAACCATTAATTTTAGAAGGCCTGTCCCATATCATTGAATGGGAAGCCCTTGACTTTGAAATCATTGGTCAGGCGGAAAATGGTGCGGAAGCCTGGCACACCTTACAGGAGATGTCAGAGCCGCCCCACGTGTTAATTACGGATATCATGATGCCAAAAATGAACGGGCTCGAATTGTTACGCCTCGTCAAGCAAAAGTGGCCAGAGACGAAATGCATTATTTTAAGTGGCTATGAAGAATTTGCCTATATTAAAGAGGGGATGACTTTAGGGATTGAAAATTATTTGCTAAAGCCGATTCACCGGGAAGAACTGCTTTCGACAATCGAACACTGTGCGCTGCAGCTAGACTTAAATACACCGGAAGTAACTTCTGATACGGGTGAAGAGCAAATGCTCCTTGATGCAGTGCTTCACCGCTGGGTCACTCGACAAATTGACGCTCACGCATTAAAGGAACGGCTTGCGCTTACGCAACCATCAGTCAATCAGGATGGTGTTTTCACTATCACTGTTGCCAGAGCGCAGAGCACAGTTAACGACATCACATGGGGAGATATTCAGCCACACAATGCCTTTATTTTTCAAGATTTTGAAGGGGACTGGATTCTGTTATTTCATTGGACCTCTTCTTCACACGCAAAAGCGTATCGTGCTAGTATTGAACAGTTTTACCACGTATTACGCCAACGCACAAATGCAGACTGGTTTTTAACAACCGGCTCGATCGTTTCGTTAGAGAATGTACCTGACAGCTACGAGCAAGCGAAGAAAATGCAGGACTATTATTTAGTATTTGAAGACGCGCGTTTGTTGTTTGAAGAAGATATCGCTGCTGATAATCGTAGCTTTCAAGAGATACATGTTGACTTCCACGCCTTTTCTAAGCATTTACTCGATCGGCAGCCGGAAGAAGCTATATGCTTAATGCACGATAGCTTTCAAAAAGTCCATGATTCAGGCAATGCCACACCGCTACACATTCGCAACCTAGCTGTTGAATTTCTCTTTCAAACGAGTATGGCTCTTAATGATGCCTCCCTAGATGTCAGAAGCCAGATCGATTACCCAAGTACACTATCTTCTTTAATGAGACTGCAAACGACGCGAGAGATTATTTCATTTTTGGAAGACAAGATCCGCGAGCAAAATAAACAGTTTTATAACATGCCTGACGGAATTTCCCCCGTTGTCTATGAAACCGTCCGAACGGTTCGAGGTCACTACCACGAAGATTTGTCACTGCAAATGCTCGGACAAAAGCAAAACATTAACGCCACTTACCTCGGCCAGCTTTTTCACAAGGAAATGGGACAAACATTCTCAGCATACTTGAACGAGCAGCGCATCAATCGGGCACGCGAACTCTTACTGACGACGAATTTGAGTGCAGCAGATATCGGTTGTCAGGTCGGATATCGAGATAAAGCACATTTTTATCGCCAGTTTAAAAAAGGTTTTGGTGTATCCCCAGCAAAGTTTCGGACAAAATTTCGATCTGCTGAATAA